A part of Streptomyces sp. NBC_01451 genomic DNA contains:
- a CDS encoding SDR family NAD(P)-dependent oxidoreductase: MSNQQDSRENTMVATGSLDGRVAVITGSTRSIGRAIAEAFLADGATVVVSGRSEIKGKQALEEMGAGDRAVFHPCDANSQEDIEGLADFAAERFGRLDIWVNNVGGSSGFAPIHQLSDEAWHDALNLNINGYFYGTRRALPKMLDGGWGRIINISSVEGKQANKPAISHYITNKHAIHGLTKATAFEYGTQGITCNAICPGAVDTDLMRAAGPAAAEAEGISYEEWLGRFAEHAATKQITTVEQVAAVASLLASEAGAGITGALISVDGGTAQW, from the coding sequence GTGAGCAACCAACAAGACTCGCGGGAGAACACCATGGTGGCTACGGGCAGCCTCGACGGACGTGTCGCGGTGATCACGGGCAGCACGCGCAGCATCGGCCGCGCCATCGCCGAGGCCTTCCTGGCCGACGGCGCGACGGTCGTCGTCAGCGGCCGATCCGAGATCAAGGGCAAGCAGGCCCTGGAGGAGATGGGCGCCGGGGACCGGGCCGTCTTCCACCCCTGCGACGCGAACAGCCAGGAGGACATCGAGGGCCTCGCCGACTTCGCCGCCGAGCGCTTCGGCAGGCTGGACATCTGGGTCAACAACGTGGGCGGCAGCTCCGGCTTCGCCCCGATCCACCAGCTCAGCGACGAGGCGTGGCACGACGCCCTCAACCTGAACATCAACGGCTACTTCTACGGCACCCGCCGGGCGCTGCCGAAGATGCTGGACGGCGGCTGGGGCCGCATCATCAACATCTCGTCGGTGGAGGGCAAGCAGGCCAACAAGCCCGCGATCAGCCACTACATCACCAACAAGCACGCCATCCACGGCCTGACCAAGGCGACCGCCTTCGAGTACGGCACCCAGGGCATCACCTGCAACGCCATCTGCCCCGGCGCCGTCGACACCGACCTCATGCGGGCCGCGGGTCCCGCCGCCGCGGAGGCCGAGGGCATCTCGTACGAGGAGTGGCTGGGCCGGTTCGCCGAGCACGCCGCCACCAAGCAGATCACCACCGTGGAGCAGGTCGCGGCGGTCGCCTCGCTGCTCGCCAGCGAGGCGGGCGCGGGCATCACCGGTGCGCTGATCAGCGTCGACGGCGGCACGGCGCAGTGGTAG
- a CDS encoding 2Fe-2S iron-sulfur cluster-binding protein: MDGQVTHRVAVGPLGVELEVRDGEDLFTAAQRLGYRWPTVCGGQGTCRTCFVQVEEGAENCSPVGPLEREGIEALRRPLDGLTRLACRLRVEGPVTVTKRGVRRRVQE; the protein is encoded by the coding sequence GTGGATGGACAAGTGACCCACCGGGTGGCCGTCGGTCCCCTGGGCGTCGAGCTCGAAGTCCGCGACGGCGAGGACCTGTTCACCGCCGCCCAGCGGCTCGGCTACCGCTGGCCCACCGTCTGCGGCGGCCAGGGCACCTGCCGTACGTGCTTCGTCCAGGTCGAGGAGGGCGCGGAGAACTGTTCCCCGGTGGGCCCGCTGGAACGCGAGGGCATCGAGGCCCTGCGCAGACCGCTGGACGGCCTGACCCGGCTCGCCTGCCGGCTCAGGGTCGAGGGCCCGGTGACCGTGACCAAGCGCGGCGTGCGCCGCCGAGTGCAGGAGTGA
- a CDS encoding ABC transporter permease — MTSIPTRAAAELPSSAPDRPAVSVPRALRRRAAAALSFRNIGAVYVWLVIVALFSVWAPDTFPTAVTVKQVLNGNAVAGLVALSVVPPLAARVFDLSIAFTMSLTSVLTAHFMVSTGLGPGAAIALAMTAALLIGVVNGIVVVVLRVDSFIATLATGALIQSLITMVTNDSSITGVQLLAEPFASIAQLDVGGITLPVLYLLLAALTIWFLLEHTATGRRLYATGFNADAARLQGVRTDRLRFLTLVASALLSGFAGVVFAASVGSGSPTAGTPYLLSAYAAAFVGATQLRSGRFNAWGTVLAVLLLGTGITGLGLATSAQWATSLFTGSVLIVALVLTGGRIALPAVLRRRPVPRPDITTSKEV; from the coding sequence ATGACGTCCATCCCGACCCGGGCGGCGGCGGAGCTTCCGTCGTCCGCACCGGACAGACCCGCGGTGTCCGTACCAAGAGCACTGCGCCGACGGGCGGCAGCCGCCCTGTCGTTCCGGAACATCGGTGCCGTGTACGTGTGGCTGGTCATCGTCGCGCTCTTCTCCGTGTGGGCACCGGACACGTTCCCCACCGCCGTCACGGTCAAGCAGGTACTGAACGGCAACGCCGTGGCAGGCCTGGTGGCACTCAGCGTCGTACCGCCGCTCGCCGCACGCGTCTTCGATCTCTCGATCGCCTTCACCATGTCTCTCACCAGCGTCCTGACGGCCCACTTCATGGTCTCCACCGGGCTCGGGCCCGGCGCGGCCATCGCCCTGGCGATGACCGCCGCACTGCTGATCGGAGTCGTCAACGGCATCGTGGTGGTGGTCCTGCGCGTCGACTCGTTCATCGCCACCCTGGCCACGGGCGCGCTGATCCAGTCCCTGATCACCATGGTCACCAACGACAGCTCGATCACCGGTGTGCAGCTGCTCGCCGAGCCGTTCGCGAGCATCGCCCAGCTCGACGTGGGCGGCATCACCCTGCCGGTGCTCTATCTGCTGCTCGCCGCCCTCACCATCTGGTTCCTGCTGGAACACACGGCCACCGGGCGCCGGTTGTACGCGACCGGTTTCAACGCCGACGCGGCCCGGCTCCAAGGGGTGCGCACCGACCGGCTGCGCTTTCTGACCCTGGTGGCCTCCGCACTGCTCTCCGGTTTCGCCGGCGTCGTCTTCGCCGCCTCGGTCGGATCCGGATCGCCGACCGCCGGCACCCCGTATCTGCTGTCGGCCTACGCCGCCGCGTTCGTCGGAGCGACCCAACTGCGCTCGGGCCGCTTCAACGCCTGGGGCACGGTCCTCGCGGTCCTCCTGCTCGGCACGGGCATCACCGGACTCGGGCTCGCCACCAGCGCGCAGTGGGCCACGAGCCTGTTCACCGGCTCGGTCCTCATCGTGGCGCTGGTCCTCACGGGTGGCCGGATCGCGCTGCCCGCCGTGCTGCGCCGCCGACCGGTGCCCCGGCCGGATATCACTACGAGCAAGGAGGTCTGA
- a CDS encoding sugar ABC transporter ATP-binding protein → MGTELTGPVLRVAALSKRFGGTQALDDVDIEVAPGEIHALTGPNGSGKSTLIKILAGYHHAEPGAVAELDGESFDLGQVSASRHDRLRFVHQELGLVGELSAIDNLALSHGFARTALGNIRWPEMERRTTALVERFGLGIDVRRPLSTATPVQRTVVAIAAALQGWEGRRGVLVLDEPTAVLPPGEVTRLFDIVREVRDAGAAVLYVSHRMDEIFALADRVTVIRGGRRITTRPVAELTPRSLAELMAGEETRTDHRPAPPSGHAEPVLEVRDLWAGPLRGIGFDLARGERLGIIGLAGSGHEIVPYAVCGAHTGRVSGRLRLPERSARWTDARDAAGLGLPLVPADRAGEGVIGDFSVGENLTLPLLDRLRARSGRLRRHRESALAEDWIQRVGVRTAGRGARITTLSGGNQQKVVIARCLAQRPPVLTLCEPTAGVDIATRLQLYDLIERQADEGMGVIVSSSDTQDLLALCTRVLVVRDGRTAREISGRDITESALVHAMEGTE, encoded by the coding sequence GTGGGGACTGAGTTGACCGGCCCGGTGCTGCGGGTGGCCGCCCTGTCGAAGAGATTCGGCGGCACCCAGGCCCTGGACGACGTCGACATCGAGGTGGCGCCCGGTGAGATCCACGCCCTGACCGGACCCAACGGCTCGGGCAAGTCCACCCTCATCAAGATCCTCGCCGGGTACCACCACGCGGAGCCGGGTGCGGTGGCCGAACTCGACGGCGAGTCCTTCGACCTCGGCCAGGTCTCCGCATCCCGGCACGACCGGCTCCGCTTCGTCCACCAGGAGCTGGGTCTGGTGGGCGAGTTGAGCGCCATCGACAACCTCGCGCTCAGCCACGGCTTCGCCCGCACGGCCCTCGGCAACATCCGCTGGCCGGAGATGGAACGACGCACGACCGCCCTCGTGGAACGGTTCGGCCTCGGCATCGACGTACGCCGGCCCCTGTCGACCGCGACCCCCGTCCAGCGCACGGTGGTGGCCATCGCCGCCGCGCTCCAGGGCTGGGAGGGCCGCCGCGGGGTCCTGGTACTCGACGAACCCACCGCCGTGCTGCCGCCCGGCGAGGTGACCCGCCTCTTCGACATCGTGCGGGAGGTCCGCGACGCCGGCGCAGCCGTCCTGTACGTCTCGCACCGGATGGACGAGATCTTCGCGCTCGCCGACCGGGTCACCGTGATCCGCGGCGGACGCCGGATCACCACCCGCCCGGTCGCCGAGCTCACTCCGCGCTCGCTGGCGGAGCTGATGGCGGGCGAGGAGACGAGGACCGACCACCGTCCCGCGCCCCCCTCCGGCCACGCCGAGCCCGTGCTGGAGGTGCGCGACCTGTGGGCCGGGCCACTGCGGGGAATCGGCTTCGACCTCGCCAGGGGCGAGCGGTTGGGCATCATCGGCCTGGCCGGCTCCGGCCACGAGATCGTGCCGTACGCGGTGTGCGGGGCCCACACCGGACGGGTGAGCGGCAGGCTGCGCCTGCCGGAACGCTCCGCGCGCTGGACCGACGCGCGGGACGCCGCCGGCCTGGGCCTTCCGCTGGTCCCGGCGGACCGGGCGGGCGAGGGAGTGATCGGCGACTTCTCGGTCGGCGAGAATCTCACCCTGCCGCTCCTGGACCGGCTGCGCGCCCGTTCCGGGCGGCTGCGCCGGCACCGCGAGTCCGCCCTGGCGGAGGACTGGATCCAGCGGGTCGGCGTGCGTACGGCCGGGCGCGGGGCGCGGATCACCACGCTCAGCGGCGGCAACCAGCAGAAGGTGGTCATCGCCCGCTGTCTCGCCCAGCGCCCGCCGGTACTGACGCTGTGCGAACCCACGGCGGGCGTGGACATCGCCACCCGCCTCCAGCTGTACGACCTGATAGAGCGCCAGGCGGACGAGGGCATGGGCGTCATCGTGTCCTCCTCCGACACCCAGGACCTGCTCGCACTGTGCACCCGCGTCCTGGTGGTGCGCGACGGCCGGACCGCACGGGAGATCAGCGGTCGGGACATCACCGAGTCCGCGCTCGTGCACGCCATGGAAGGGACCGAGTGA
- a CDS encoding PEP-utilizing enzyme has translation MKSWITDWQRSERLPHYTRANAGETLPEPASPLGWTLVWGRGLQGWRNGFVGFGIYREEEVAGPRPPFVGMFGGYFYLNLSHMRLFGIRMGQTADQIDTAFVGQRSDTPVYVAHPDDQDEELTAKAGGTLGRMLGQAGFPEADADRERLRALRRSRPGLARLSGAELVAYARSLLDEVETTFQRHVESSLPASVGPAILGPLCASVDRPGAVLDLIGGLGDVDSASPSTGLWTLSRQVAASAELSALFDRGPAAVEQALATATGDVKAFRDSFEEFLAESGDRGPNEWDIHALSWETAPVQALALVDRIRHSPDDDSPAARRTRLTEGRERTAREIRAALPEETRPMFDAGMHASQLWIPARERTKANCVTVVNEIRMAVRELGRRGVEAGLFARPEDVMMLLDTELDDYVAAPESFGPVIARRLEEYAGLHELEPPFFVADDARTEIDSWPRRAEEQTQAAVEGEVLGGVGGSHGTYTGRVRVVTDPASCEALEPGEVLVAPITDAAWTPLFLVAGAAVVDVGALNSHAVVVCRELGIPAVISVESGTRRLRDGMVITVDGERGTVTVDSVPAPLGS, from the coding sequence ATGAAGAGCTGGATCACGGACTGGCAGCGCAGTGAGCGGCTGCCGCACTACACCCGCGCCAACGCGGGCGAGACCCTGCCGGAGCCGGCCAGCCCGCTGGGCTGGACCCTGGTGTGGGGGCGCGGGCTGCAGGGCTGGCGCAACGGCTTCGTCGGATTCGGCATCTACCGCGAGGAGGAGGTGGCCGGTCCCCGGCCGCCGTTCGTCGGGATGTTCGGCGGCTACTTCTACCTGAACCTGTCGCACATGCGGCTGTTCGGGATCCGTATGGGCCAGACGGCGGACCAGATCGACACGGCCTTCGTCGGACAGCGCTCCGACACGCCGGTCTACGTGGCGCACCCGGACGACCAGGACGAAGAGCTGACCGCCAAGGCGGGTGGGACGCTTGGGCGGATGCTCGGCCAGGCCGGCTTCCCGGAAGCCGACGCAGACCGGGAACGGCTGCGCGCCCTGCGCCGCTCGCGTCCCGGCCTGGCGCGGCTGTCCGGCGCCGAACTGGTCGCGTACGCGAGGTCGTTGCTGGACGAGGTGGAGACGACCTTCCAGCGGCACGTCGAGTCGTCGCTGCCCGCGTCCGTCGGACCGGCGATCCTCGGCCCGCTGTGCGCGAGCGTGGACCGCCCCGGCGCCGTGCTCGACCTGATCGGCGGTCTCGGCGACGTCGACTCCGCCTCCCCCTCGACCGGACTGTGGACGCTGTCCCGGCAGGTGGCGGCCTCCGCCGAACTGAGTGCGCTGTTCGACCGGGGCCCGGCCGCGGTGGAGCAGGCCCTCGCCACCGCGACCGGCGATGTGAAGGCGTTCCGGGACTCCTTCGAGGAGTTCCTGGCGGAGTCCGGCGACCGCGGCCCCAACGAGTGGGACATCCACGCCCTGTCCTGGGAGACGGCGCCCGTCCAGGCGCTGGCCCTGGTCGACCGGATCCGGCACAGTCCCGACGACGACTCCCCCGCCGCCCGCCGGACGCGGCTGACCGAGGGGCGCGAGCGGACGGCGCGGGAGATCCGGGCCGCGCTGCCCGAGGAGACGCGGCCGATGTTCGACGCCGGCATGCACGCCTCCCAGCTGTGGATCCCGGCCCGCGAGCGCACCAAGGCGAACTGCGTCACCGTCGTCAACGAGATCCGTATGGCCGTACGGGAACTCGGTCGCCGCGGTGTCGAGGCGGGGCTCTTCGCCCGGCCCGAGGACGTGATGATGCTGCTGGACACCGAACTCGACGACTACGTCGCAGCCCCGGAGTCCTTCGGCCCCGTCATCGCGCGGCGGCTGGAGGAGTACGCGGGCCTGCACGAGCTGGAGCCGCCGTTCTTCGTCGCCGACGACGCGCGGACCGAGATCGACTCCTGGCCGCGACGAGCCGAGGAGCAGACTCAGGCGGCCGTCGAGGGCGAGGTGCTCGGGGGTGTGGGCGGCAGCCACGGCACGTACACCGGCAGAGTGCGGGTGGTCACCGACCCCGCCTCGTGCGAGGCGCTGGAGCCCGGCGAGGTGCTGGTCGCGCCGATCACGGACGCGGCCTGGACACCGCTGTTCCTGGTCGCCGGTGCGGCCGTCGTGGACGTGGGCGCCCTCAACAGCCACGCCGTGGTGGTCTGCCGTGAGCTGGGCATCCCGGCCGTGATCTCCGTCGAGAGCGGCACGCGACGGCTGCGGGACGGCATGGTGATCACCGTCGACGGCGAACGGGGCACGGTCACCGTGGACAGTGTCCCGGCGCCGCTCGGCAGTTGA
- a CDS encoding putative quinol monooxygenase: MAEEIIVAGWMDYGPGDRDAMLGHLVALGHRTREREPGCLDYAMTADPGDERRIRVYERWVSQQALDEHFGTPHIKEFRAASAGLTRVGVSLEVHTVAESRPMR, from the coding sequence GTGGCTGAGGAAATCATCGTCGCCGGCTGGATGGACTACGGGCCCGGCGACCGCGACGCGATGCTGGGCCATCTCGTCGCACTGGGGCACCGGACCCGCGAGCGGGAGCCCGGCTGTCTCGACTACGCCATGACGGCGGACCCCGGCGACGAGCGGCGCATCCGGGTGTACGAGCGGTGGGTCTCTCAACAGGCCCTCGACGAGCACTTCGGCACCCCGCACATCAAGGAGTTCAGGGCGGCGTCGGCCGGGCTGACCCGGGTGGGCGTCTCGCTGGAGGTCCATACGGTCGCCGAGTCCCGGCCCATGCGCTGA
- a CDS encoding aromatic ring-hydroxylating oxygenase subunit alpha: MDETSEPPTARCPGPSVQDYLDQDSRPVPPALRYERNDHLGSEDIDHARFTSREWAEREMRQVWRRVWQFACLESEIPEVGDHEVYEIGDDSLIVVRTAPDEIRAYVNVCLHRGRKLRTSGGNVGEFRCSFHGFAWNLDGTMQTPPCAWDFPHVAPEKFSLPEAQVATWRGFVFINMDPYAESFDSYRGTFDDYYIWPLENRYKSLHIGKVLPCNWKVAQDAFIESFHVIATHPQMLPWLADANSQYDVMADQPNWNRMINIQGAPSPHVADSVTEQDVLETFYDSRAFYAAAQGRDLVMREGEELPAVPPGGTARQVLAERMRVQLAATSTQDFSKTPDTELLDAINYLLFPNFNPWGGAKSNIIYRFRPNGLDPDSCTAEIIFMSSPKQPGEFPPPAKIRWVPEDMLFADIPELGVLGPVFDQDCENLPYVQQGLKAMRKPGITLANYQESRIRHFNRTLDRWMDK; this comes from the coding sequence ATGGACGAAACGTCGGAGCCGCCCACTGCGCGGTGCCCCGGGCCCAGCGTCCAGGACTACCTCGACCAGGACAGCCGCCCCGTTCCCCCCGCTCTGCGGTACGAGCGCAACGACCACCTGGGCAGCGAGGACATCGACCACGCCCGCTTCACGTCCCGCGAGTGGGCCGAGCGCGAGATGCGGCAGGTCTGGCGGCGCGTCTGGCAGTTCGCCTGCCTGGAGAGCGAGATCCCCGAGGTCGGCGACCACGAGGTCTACGAGATCGGCGACGACTCCCTCATCGTCGTCCGCACTGCCCCCGACGAGATCCGCGCCTACGTCAACGTCTGCCTGCACCGTGGACGCAAACTGCGCACGAGCGGCGGCAACGTCGGCGAGTTCCGCTGCTCCTTCCACGGCTTCGCCTGGAACCTCGACGGCACCATGCAGACCCCGCCCTGCGCCTGGGACTTCCCGCACGTCGCCCCGGAGAAGTTCTCCCTCCCCGAGGCGCAGGTGGCCACCTGGCGCGGTTTCGTCTTCATCAACATGGACCCGTACGCCGAGTCCTTCGACAGCTACCGCGGCACCTTCGACGACTACTACATCTGGCCGCTGGAGAACCGCTACAAGTCGCTGCACATCGGCAAGGTGCTGCCCTGCAACTGGAAGGTCGCGCAGGACGCGTTCATCGAGTCCTTCCATGTGATCGCCACCCACCCGCAGATGCTGCCGTGGCTCGCCGACGCCAACTCGCAGTACGACGTCATGGCGGACCAGCCGAACTGGAACCGGATGATCAACATCCAGGGCGCGCCCAGCCCGCACGTGGCGGACTCCGTCACGGAGCAGGACGTCCTGGAGACCTTCTACGACTCACGCGCGTTCTACGCCGCCGCCCAGGGCCGTGACCTGGTGATGCGGGAGGGCGAGGAACTGCCCGCGGTCCCGCCCGGGGGCACCGCCCGTCAGGTCCTCGCCGAGCGGATGCGCGTGCAACTGGCGGCCACCTCGACGCAGGACTTCTCGAAGACCCCGGACACCGAACTGCTGGACGCCATCAACTACTTGCTGTTCCCCAACTTCAACCCCTGGGGCGGCGCCAAGTCGAACATCATCTACCGGTTCCGGCCCAACGGCCTCGACCCCGACTCCTGCACCGCCGAGATCATCTTCATGTCGTCCCCGAAGCAGCCCGGCGAGTTCCCGCCCCCGGCGAAGATCCGCTGGGTGCCGGAGGACATGCTCTTCGCGGACATCCCCGAACTCGGTGTGCTCGGGCCCGTCTTCGACCAGGACTGCGAGAACCTGCCGTACGTCCAGCAGGGCCTGAAGGCGATGCGCAAGCCGGGCATCACCCTGGCCAACTACCAGGAGAGCCGCATCCGCCACTTCAACCGGACGCTCGACCGGTGGATGGACAAGTGA
- a CDS encoding NADP-dependent oxidoreductase, whose product MTPPRTTPVVCLVRRPEGEPLPTDFAVEERPLPPLEEGQLLVRNLYMSVDPSMRGRLESTEKHYTHNFTPGSPLDGRALGVVEESRCASVPPGTYLRHQLGWRERAVLDAAHTDGAGRIDPELAPLSTWLGLLGQTGFTAYVGLTRIARLRAGDTVLVSAAAGAVGTAAGQFARLLGADRVVGTAGGPDKCALLVREFGYDDAADYRAGPVRDALARLAPDGIDVYFDNVGGEQLAAALHALRTGGRVALCGMMSQFGGDRRSADINQLIQAVLKRLTLRGFIVRDHDDLRPEFEQRVSGWLTEGRITARETVVDGLENAPGALLSLLGGGNVGKMLVRLGD is encoded by the coding sequence GTGACACCACCTCGTACGACCCCGGTGGTCTGTCTCGTGCGCCGGCCCGAGGGGGAACCGCTCCCCACGGACTTCGCCGTCGAGGAACGCCCGCTGCCGCCCCTGGAGGAGGGGCAACTCCTTGTGCGCAACCTCTACATGAGCGTCGACCCGTCCATGCGCGGACGCCTGGAGAGCACCGAGAAGCACTACACGCACAACTTCACCCCCGGCTCGCCGCTCGACGGCCGTGCCCTCGGTGTCGTGGAGGAGAGCCGCTGTGCCTCGGTACCGCCGGGTACATACCTTCGCCATCAGCTGGGCTGGCGGGAGCGGGCCGTGCTGGACGCCGCGCACACCGACGGCGCCGGTCGCATCGACCCCGAACTCGCCCCGCTGTCCACCTGGTTGGGCCTGCTCGGCCAGACCGGGTTCACCGCGTACGTGGGCCTGACCCGCATCGCGCGGCTGCGCGCGGGCGACACCGTCCTCGTCTCGGCGGCGGCAGGCGCGGTCGGCACCGCCGCCGGACAGTTCGCGCGTCTGCTGGGCGCGGACCGCGTCGTCGGGACCGCCGGAGGGCCGGACAAGTGCGCCCTGCTGGTGCGGGAGTTCGGCTACGACGACGCCGCCGACTACCGTGCCGGGCCGGTGCGTGACGCGCTGGCCCGGCTGGCACCCGACGGCATCGACGTGTACTTCGACAACGTCGGCGGCGAACAGCTCGCCGCAGCGCTGCACGCGCTGCGCACCGGTGGCCGGGTCGCGCTGTGCGGCATGATGTCGCAGTTCGGCGGCGACCGACGGTCCGCCGACATCAACCAGTTGATCCAGGCGGTCCTCAAACGGCTGACGCTGCGCGGCTTCATCGTCCGCGACCACGACGACCTGCGACCGGAGTTCGAGCAGCGGGTCTCGGGCTGGCTCACCGAGGGCCGGATCACCGCGCGCGAGACGGTCGTGGACGGCCTGGAGAACGCCCCGGGGGCACTGCTGTCCCTGCTCGGCGGTGGCAACGTCGGCAAGATGCTGGTGCGGTTGGGTGACTGA
- a CDS encoding substrate-binding domain-containing protein, giving the protein MSSRPRRAVRRALTAIVPAASLLALAACGGGTTPAADSAQAAASGSPGLSAARAVLAKSSERPATISVTQPVGKAIPTGKKIDFILCGVQSCKDLADFFTEAAGELGWQVKQVATQGTPESVQAAYEQALRDKPDAVIASGFPRAVYAKQLAQLKAAGIPVLQSNADDVPGDGISLLKNGPDDVGAQGEMLASWVVANSGAKANTVYFDLPAYTILKPVKDAFAAKYKEWCDGCALDNVDVPITSVGKDMPDRVVSYLRSHPKVTHVVFSLGLLNVGVPAALKTAGVTGKHILVNVGDAQNYQYIQSGLTDGAMALNSHETAWLQADALARHFTGQSMEVDQAAALPNMLVTKDNLPSADGDFPIVEDYQAQFKALWGLS; this is encoded by the coding sequence ATGAGTTCCAGACCCCGTCGCGCGGTCCGCCGCGCCCTCACCGCGATCGTCCCCGCCGCCTCCCTGCTCGCCCTGGCGGCGTGCGGCGGCGGCACCACTCCCGCCGCCGACTCGGCGCAGGCGGCGGCGTCCGGCTCCCCCGGTCTGTCGGCGGCCCGCGCGGTCCTGGCGAAGTCCTCCGAGCGGCCGGCCACGATCTCCGTCACCCAGCCCGTCGGCAAGGCGATCCCCACGGGCAAGAAGATCGACTTCATCCTCTGCGGCGTCCAGTCCTGCAAGGACCTCGCCGACTTCTTCACCGAGGCCGCCGGGGAACTCGGCTGGCAGGTCAAGCAGGTCGCCACCCAGGGCACCCCGGAGTCCGTCCAGGCCGCCTACGAGCAGGCCCTGCGCGACAAGCCCGACGCCGTCATCGCCTCCGGCTTTCCCCGCGCCGTCTACGCCAAGCAGTTGGCCCAGCTGAAGGCGGCCGGCATCCCCGTCCTCCAGTCCAACGCCGACGACGTGCCGGGCGACGGCATCTCCCTGCTGAAGAACGGGCCGGACGACGTCGGCGCCCAGGGCGAGATGCTCGCCTCATGGGTGGTGGCGAACAGCGGCGCCAAGGCGAACACCGTCTACTTCGACCTTCCGGCCTACACGATCCTCAAGCCCGTCAAGGACGCCTTCGCCGCCAAGTACAAGGAGTGGTGCGACGGTTGCGCGCTGGACAACGTCGACGTGCCGATCACCTCGGTGGGCAAGGACATGCCGGACCGCGTGGTGTCGTACCTCCGGTCGCACCCGAAGGTCACCCATGTCGTGTTCTCCCTCGGTCTGCTCAACGTGGGTGTACCGGCCGCGCTGAAGACCGCCGGCGTCACCGGCAAGCACATCCTCGTCAACGTCGGTGACGCGCAGAACTACCAGTACATCCAGAGCGGTCTCACCGACGGCGCGATGGCACTGAACTCGCACGAGACGGCCTGGCTCCAGGCCGACGCGCTGGCCCGGCACTTCACCGGCCAGTCCATGGAGGTGGACCAGGCGGCGGCGCTGCCCAACATGCTCGTCACCAAGGACAACCTGCCCTCGGCCGACGGCGACTTCCCGATCGTCGAGGACTACCAGGCGCAGTTCAAGGCGCTGTGGGGACTGAGTTGA
- a CDS encoding transposase: MSKQVIHPLTGQVYRLTEDGLVEVTDPGTGAQGVFDFQARWQSGELRHADLQMAGWVGRLAQRRTPPQPEQ; this comes from the coding sequence ATGTCCAAGCAAGTGATCCACCCGCTGACCGGCCAGGTGTACCGGCTCACCGAGGACGGACTGGTCGAGGTGACCGATCCCGGGACAGGGGCGCAGGGCGTCTTCGACTTCCAGGCCCGCTGGCAGTCGGGCGAACTGCGCCACGCCGACCTCCAGATGGCCGGCTGGGTCGGGCGTCTCGCCCAGCGGCGTACGCCTCCGCAGCCGGAGCAGTGA